From Salvelinus fontinalis isolate EN_2023a chromosome 37, ASM2944872v1, whole genome shotgun sequence, the proteins below share one genomic window:
- the LOC129836156 gene encoding LOW QUALITY PROTEIN: polymeric immunoglobulin receptor-like (The sequence of the model RefSeq protein was modified relative to this genomic sequence to represent the inferred CDS: inserted 2 bases in 1 codon; substituted 2 bases at 2 genomic stop codons) — MALHLSLLLLLLIFYRLSAGKVGHVSVQTGGSITFPCRYDLNHINHVKYWCKGLGWAVCSYVVRTDHPKSRGKTSISDDITQRVFTVTMTDLTSWDYGNYRCVVEINGGPDIMIQWFYLSVTPGTPELYVDQQEVTGVEGGSVTVRCYYSNSGDIKWCRMGGDCVMWYSWTLHGTSVTLKRTSEANNRKALTVTMSGLKMENTDWYWCRVGELEMPVHITVSQQTATQRTSKMSSTTQDPTTQQPSASPTAEPVQTDNTSQGAEGNMEEVHQRSIDVKVLLISLGMLVVLTAGILVTWKMWRKHKDNKAENQPIITSADPFPDNDAVTYSTVVLKRKTQQKLQTKSAEPDDNVVYSSLALQVTTQQRAAAAQXXLTXRRPWLSPFTGRTEHSPLLCYIYLPPI, encoded by the exons ATggctcttcatctctccctcctcctcctcctcctcatcttctacagactCTCAGCAGGTAAGG TGGGGCATGTGTCTGTGCAAACAGGAGGCTCCATCACCTTCCCATGTCGCTATGATCTGAATCACATCAACCATGTGAAATACTGGTGTAAAGGATTAGGTTGGGCTGTATGTTCTTATGTAGTACGCACTGACCATCCTAAGAGCCGTGGTAAGACCTCAATCTCTGATGACATCACCCAGAGAGTCTTCACTGTGACCATGACTGACCTGACGTCATGGGACTATGGGAATTACAGGTGTGTTGTGGAGATCAATGGAGGACCAGATATCATGATACAATGGTTCTACCTATCTGTCACTCCAG GTACTCCAGAACTCTATGTGGACCAACAGGAAGTGACTGGAGTAGAAGGAGGGAGTGTCACTGTCCGTTGTTACTATAGTAACTCTGGAGATATAAAGTGGTGCAGGATGGGTGGTGATTGTGTGATGTGGTATTCTTGGACTTTACATGGAACATCAGTGACATTAAAGCGGACTAGTGAAGCCAACAACAGAAAAGCCTTAACAGTGACTATGAGTGGACTGAAGATGGAGAACACTGACTGGTATTGGTGTAGAGTGGGAGAACTAGAGATGCCTGTTCACATCACTGTCAGTCAACAAACTGCAACACAGAGAACCTCTAAGATGTCCTCAA CAACCCAAGATCCAACCACTCAACAACCCTCTGCCTCTCCAACTGCTGAGCCTGTTCAGACTGACAACACAAGTCAAGGAGCTGAGGGGAACATGGAGGAAGTCCACCAGAG GTCCATAGATGTGAAAGTCCTACTCATCTCTCTGGGCATGTTGGTGGTGCTGACAGCTGGTATCCTAGTAACATGGAAGATGTGGAGAAAGCATA AAGACAATAAAGCCGAGAACCAGCCAATAATCACCTCAGCG GACCCATTTCCTGACAATGATGCTGTAACGTACAGTACTGTCGTCCTAAAGAGGAAGACCCAGCAAAAGTTACAGACCAAG TCAGCAGAACCAGATGATAATGTGGTCTACAGCTCACTAGCTCTACAGGTGACCACACAG CAGAGGGCAGCAGCAGCACAATAGTGACTGAC GAGAAGACCTTGGTTGAGTCCTTTTACTGGAAGGACAGAACACTCCCCTCTCCTGTGTTACATCTATCTCCCTCCAATATGA